A part of Bacillota bacterium genomic DNA contains:
- a CDS encoding ATP-binding protein produces the protein MAKITENLQRKSNNMTYTHLQDYFYKIYIETNRLVIYRGLLQDHIIDNVRRLLLSCSQDKHHSMETQSCLYDTVSLLMEAAEKEGFKGNAWKHYLLYQVATSENILSRAAEKNGSNILGSSVHKAAIFDIQILKRFSQLSLQAISKVMGLKDIPLPDHFNPMNSSNGNAGKHFWEQFSTLKQGFTDDSRPEELVNTLAQFYEAVGSGRMGIHTAFRWIKGKGLCGVEYPDPVTLNDLIGYKKQKETVTQNTEAFIRGKTANNLLLYGERGTGKSSTIKALANEYCHRGLRLVEVAKHQLPEFPSILRDLRNRAQYFIIFIDDLSFESYETEFKYMKALLEGGLEVKPDNVLIYATSNRRHLVQENWSDREGQDGEIHILDSVQEKLSLADRFGITVTYTAPGQDEYLEIVAGLAKSHGVSLPADKLREMALQWERWHNTRSGRTARQFINHLLGTEAES, from the coding sequence ATGGCGAAAATAACCGAAAACCTACAAAGGAAGTCTAATAATATGACTTATACCCATCTACAAGATTACTTTTACAAAATCTATATCGAAACAAACAGGCTAGTTATTTACCGCGGCCTGCTGCAAGACCACATCATCGATAATGTCAGACGCTTACTGCTCTCCTGCAGCCAGGATAAACACCACTCTATGGAAACGCAATCCTGTCTATACGATACTGTTTCCCTCCTTATGGAAGCAGCGGAGAAAGAAGGCTTTAAAGGTAACGCCTGGAAACACTACCTGCTATATCAGGTTGCCACGTCTGAAAATATTTTAAGCCGTGCTGCTGAAAAAAACGGCTCGAATATTCTCGGTAGCAGCGTGCATAAAGCCGCTATTTTCGATATTCAAATTTTAAAAAGGTTTTCCCAGCTAAGTTTGCAAGCAATCAGTAAAGTTATGGGGCTTAAAGACATACCTTTGCCAGATCACTTTAATCCTATGAACTCGTCTAACGGCAATGCCGGTAAACACTTTTGGGAGCAGTTCAGCACTTTAAAACAGGGCTTTACGGATGACAGCCGCCCGGAGGAACTGGTCAACACCCTGGCACAATTTTACGAAGCGGTGGGCAGTGGCCGCATGGGGATACATACTGCATTTCGCTGGATAAAGGGCAAGGGCCTGTGCGGTGTAGAGTATCCTGACCCCGTAACCCTCAATGACCTCATTGGGTACAAGAAACAAAAAGAGACAGTTACCCAAAATACCGAGGCCTTCATCCGTGGGAAGACCGCCAATAACCTCCTCCTGTATGGTGAGAGGGGAACCGGTAAATCATCTACCATCAAGGCTCTGGCTAATGAATACTGTCACCGCGGCCTGCGCCTGGTGGAAGTCGCCAAACACCAGCTACCTGAATTCCCGTCCATACTGAGGGACCTCAGGAACCGTGCCCAGTATTTTATTATTTTTATTGATGACTTATCTTTTGAAAGTTACGAAACTGAATTTAAATACATGAAGGCACTATTGGAAGGCGGGTTGGAGGTTAAGCCGGACAATGTACTTATTTACGCTACATCCAACCGCAGGCACCTGGTACAGGAAAACTGGAGCGACAGAGAAGGTCAGGACGGGGAAATCCACATACTGGATTCTGTGCAGGAAAAACTCTCTCTGGCCGATCGTTTTGGGATAACGGTTACCTATACAGCGCCCGGCCAGGATGAGTACTTGGAGATAGTGGCCGGCCTGGCCAAGAGCCACGGCGTAAGCCTTCCCGCAGACAAACTGCGAGAGATGGCACTGCAGTGGGAAAGATGGCATAACACCCGTTCCGGCCGCACCGCCAGGCAGTTTATAAATCACCTGCTGGGGACAGAAGCAGAGTCATAG
- a CDS encoding helix-turn-helix domain-containing protein yields the protein MAERCQISHTTFYKILRRYEEQGDAGLYDKEHTPKV from the coding sequence ATTGCTGAAAGGTGCCAAATATCCCATACCACATTCTATAAGATTCTCAGGCGCTATGAAGAGCAAGGCGATGCTGGTTTATACGACAAAGAACACACCCCAAAGGTTTAG